Proteins co-encoded in one Luteolibacter sp. Y139 genomic window:
- a CDS encoding lipid-binding SYLF domain-containing protein, with protein MKMTIRRLTFGAFATVSALGLSNCAHEPVTQANASHASGSQISRDSHAALNSLYAKDAHARRLGNKAAGVLVFPDIVKGGFIFGAEGGNGALLQGGKTTRYYQTAGASFGLQAGVQKFGYALFLMNKAEVAKLDQAGGWDVGSSPSVVVLDYGKATEYSTATADNKKTYAYFFNQKGLMAGLGLKGSKITRIHPGQ; from the coding sequence ATGAAAATGACCATCAGGCGCCTTACTTTCGGCGCTTTCGCAACCGTGTCGGCACTAGGCCTCAGCAATTGTGCCCACGAACCCGTCACCCAGGCCAACGCTTCCCATGCGAGCGGCAGCCAGATCTCCCGCGATTCCCACGCGGCTCTCAATAGCCTCTATGCAAAAGACGCGCACGCGCGCCGACTTGGCAACAAGGCTGCCGGGGTGCTTGTCTTCCCGGACATCGTGAAGGGCGGCTTCATCTTTGGTGCCGAAGGGGGCAACGGAGCCCTGCTTCAGGGCGGCAAGACGACCCGCTACTATCAGACCGCAGGTGCATCCTTCGGCCTGCAAGCGGGCGTCCAGAAATTCGGCTATGCGCTCTTCCTGATGAACAAAGCAGAAGTCGCGAAGCTTGATCAGGCCGGTGGCTGGGATGTCGGCAGCAGTCCGTCCGTCGTCGTCCTCGATTACGGGAAGGCCACGGAATACAGCACGGCGACCGCGGACAACAAGAAGACCTACGCTTACTTCTTCAATCAGAAGGGGCTCATGGCGGGTCTGGGATTGAAGGGCTCGAAGATCACCCGCATCCATCCCGGGCAGTGA
- a CDS encoding VWA domain-containing protein yields MGDFHFLRPWWLVALVPLAIIVWALRRASDAATPWRGIVADHLLPYLVQGTAVKRRLGPWWMVVGSALLAVIILAGPAWKREPSPFADDVAALAIVIRISPSMQTEDIAPNRLARSVQKVHDLLGRRGGSKAALIAYAGSAHLVMPPTVDVEIIDSFAGSLDPKIMPEEGDAAGEALKLADQTLATVGGGSILWITDEVSPDEVAAVSLWRSKTHTPIRVLAPVSDEAALKDLRSHTESGSSELIQLTPDDSDIDRLERASRFSAAAPMEGGDRWQDSGYWLTPVLVLLVLAFFRKGWMQSLAARS; encoded by the coding sequence ATGGGTGACTTCCATTTCCTGCGGCCGTGGTGGTTGGTGGCGCTGGTGCCGCTTGCAATCATCGTGTGGGCGTTGCGCCGTGCTTCGGATGCGGCGACGCCGTGGCGGGGGATCGTGGCGGACCATTTGCTGCCTTATCTGGTGCAGGGCACGGCGGTGAAGAGGCGGCTCGGGCCGTGGTGGATGGTGGTGGGCAGTGCGTTGCTGGCGGTGATCATTCTTGCCGGTCCGGCGTGGAAGCGTGAACCCTCGCCCTTTGCGGACGATGTGGCTGCGCTGGCGATCGTGATCCGGATTTCGCCGTCGATGCAGACGGAGGACATCGCGCCGAACCGGCTCGCGCGATCGGTGCAGAAGGTGCATGATTTGTTAGGGAGGCGTGGTGGCTCGAAGGCGGCGCTGATCGCGTATGCGGGCTCGGCTCACCTGGTGATGCCGCCGACGGTGGATGTGGAGATCATCGATTCGTTCGCGGGTTCGCTAGATCCGAAGATCATGCCGGAGGAGGGGGATGCGGCAGGGGAGGCGCTGAAGCTGGCGGACCAGACGCTGGCGACGGTGGGTGGTGGTTCGATTCTTTGGATCACGGATGAGGTTTCGCCGGATGAAGTGGCGGCTGTTTCGCTGTGGCGTTCCAAGACGCATACGCCTATCCGGGTATTGGCTCCCGTTTCCGACGAGGCCGCGCTGAAGGATCTGAGATCGCACACGGAGTCGGGTTCTTCCGAGCTCATCCAGCTGACGCCGGATGACAGCGACATCGACCGGCTTGAGCGGGCGTCCAGGTTTTCGGCAGCGGCTCCGATGGAGGGTGGCGACCGTTGGCAGGACAGTGGCTACTGGCTGACGCCGGTGCTGGTGTTGCTGGTGCTAGCCTTCTTTCGCAAGGGTTGGATGCAATCCCTGGCCGCACGATCATGA
- a CDS encoding vWA domain-containing protein codes for MITLAYPWVLLLLLLPLVVRWWLPAHRESRPSLHVPFLDRLSQLTGQRAGTGASVLEGVLGRKLVMPFLWICLVLAVARPQWIEPPVSRSKPMRDLLVAVDLSGSMETQDFTDASGKTSDRLTAVKQVLDGFLAKREGDRVGLIFFGTAAFVQAPFTEDLAVCRQLLGEAQVKMAGPQTAFGDAIGLGITMFDRSEMKQKVMIVLTDGNDTASQVPPPKAAEIAKGKGIVIHTVSVGDPTAAGEQALDVPTLQTVAKETGGVYSAASDRKQLEEIYGKLDALETHAAETVSRRPKRDVHYWPLGIGAGAALVYFAVLLAWRAMQSREQRAVAGKEVPV; via the coding sequence ATGATCACGCTCGCCTATCCGTGGGTGCTCCTGCTGTTGCTGCTGCCACTGGTGGTGCGCTGGTGGTTGCCGGCGCACCGGGAATCGCGGCCGTCCTTGCATGTGCCGTTCCTTGACCGGCTGTCGCAACTGACGGGGCAGCGGGCGGGAACGGGGGCTTCGGTGCTGGAAGGGGTGCTCGGTCGGAAGCTGGTGATGCCGTTCTTGTGGATCTGCCTGGTGCTGGCGGTGGCGCGGCCGCAGTGGATCGAGCCGCCGGTGTCGCGGAGCAAGCCGATGCGCGACCTGCTGGTGGCGGTGGATCTTTCGGGGTCGATGGAGACGCAGGATTTCACCGATGCCTCGGGAAAGACCAGCGATCGTCTGACTGCGGTGAAGCAAGTGCTGGATGGTTTCCTTGCGAAGCGCGAGGGGGACCGGGTGGGGCTGATTTTCTTCGGGACGGCTGCCTTTGTTCAAGCGCCGTTCACGGAGGATCTTGCGGTGTGCCGGCAGCTGCTAGGCGAGGCGCAGGTGAAGATGGCGGGGCCGCAGACGGCGTTTGGCGATGCGATCGGGCTCGGCATCACGATGTTCGACCGAAGCGAGATGAAGCAGAAGGTGATGATCGTGCTGACGGATGGGAACGATACGGCGAGCCAGGTGCCGCCGCCGAAGGCAGCCGAGATTGCGAAGGGGAAGGGGATCGTGATTCATACGGTCTCGGTCGGTGATCCGACGGCGGCGGGTGAGCAGGCGCTGGATGTGCCGACGCTGCAGACGGTGGCGAAGGAGACGGGTGGCGTGTATTCGGCAGCGTCGGATCGGAAGCAGCTTGAAGAGATCTACGGGAAGCTCGATGCGCTGGAGACGCATGCGGCGGAGACGGTGAGCCGACGGCCGAAGCGGGATGTGCATTACTGGCCGCTGGGGATCGGGGCGGGAGCTGCCCTTGTTTACTTTGCGGTGCTGTTGGCTTGGCGCGCGATGCAGTCGCGTGAGCAGCGCGCGGTGGCCGGGAAGGAGGTGCCGGTGTGA
- a CDS encoding DUF4381 domain-containing protein: MNDDPASLERLHDLVVPPPVPWWPPTPGWAMVLVALTLVMLALLTKAFIRWQADRYRREALHLLEDPDTKPAEWSALLKRTALAVWPREEVAHLTGKEWLAFLDRTAGMTVFSTGAGNAIESIAFDPKAAGEGGDLKAAVREWIQRHRKEGA, from the coding sequence ATGAACGATGATCCCGCCAGTCTTGAGCGTTTGCATGATCTGGTGGTGCCGCCGCCGGTTCCGTGGTGGCCTCCGACGCCGGGGTGGGCGATGGTGCTGGTGGCCCTGACGCTGGTGATGCTGGCCCTGCTGACGAAGGCCTTCATCCGCTGGCAGGCCGATCGCTACCGGCGGGAGGCGTTGCATTTGTTAGAGGATCCGGACACGAAGCCGGCGGAGTGGTCCGCATTGCTGAAGCGTACTGCATTGGCTGTGTGGCCGCGCGAGGAAGTGGCGCATCTCACGGGAAAGGAGTGGCTTGCCTTCCTGGATCGGACGGCTGGGATGACGGTGTTTTCCACGGGAGCGGGGAATGCGATCGAGAGCATCGCGTTTGACCCGAAGGCAGCGGGTGAAGGTGGAGATCTGAAAGCTGCAGTCCGCGAGTGGATCCAGCGTCACCGGAAGGAGGGGGCATGA